A single genomic interval of Arthrobacter globiformis harbors:
- a CDS encoding LacI family DNA-binding transcriptional regulator, which produces MTVRPEKITLAAVALRAGVSAPTVSKVVNGREDVSPDTRARVIAALEASGYQSPLQRRASAPGQTVVEVVFDALTSAYSVEILNGVLEYAGATDVEVMLSVTSHAGGTPISPERRAQRMVDAGRGGMIVVTSAFSAAQLHAFRRRKIPVAVIDPMNPPPTDVVSVGATNWAGGKAATEHLLQLGHSRIGFLGGPETAECNQARLHGYMAALMAKGLTVNPAYTISGSFRSDHGAQGLKELLSLPEPPTAIFAASDIIALGVLGEARKNGLRVPEDLSLVGFDGTYQAEESIPPLTSVAQPLQEMGRAALRAVLRQIHGEALDSQRVELATHLVIRGSSSEPRPVTTHS; this is translated from the coding sequence ATGACCGTTCGGCCGGAAAAAATAACCCTGGCAGCTGTTGCTTTGCGGGCCGGCGTCTCGGCGCCCACGGTCTCCAAGGTCGTGAATGGGCGGGAGGATGTCTCCCCGGATACTCGTGCCAGGGTGATTGCTGCCCTGGAGGCGTCGGGTTATCAGTCCCCGCTGCAGCGCAGGGCCTCTGCGCCAGGGCAAACTGTGGTCGAGGTGGTTTTCGATGCGCTGACGTCCGCGTACTCCGTGGAGATCCTCAACGGAGTGCTTGAGTATGCTGGCGCCACGGATGTCGAAGTGATGCTGAGCGTAACCAGCCACGCGGGCGGCACCCCGATAAGCCCGGAACGACGGGCGCAGAGAATGGTTGATGCCGGCCGCGGCGGCATGATCGTTGTGACATCCGCCTTCAGCGCCGCCCAGCTGCACGCGTTCCGGCGCCGGAAGATACCGGTGGCGGTGATCGACCCGATGAATCCGCCCCCGACCGACGTCGTCAGCGTCGGTGCCACCAATTGGGCAGGCGGTAAGGCTGCAACAGAACACCTGCTGCAACTGGGGCATTCGCGTATCGGGTTCCTGGGCGGACCGGAAACGGCCGAGTGCAACCAGGCCAGATTGCACGGCTACATGGCGGCCCTCATGGCCAAAGGCCTAACAGTGAACCCCGCGTACACCATCTCCGGGAGCTTCCGATCAGATCACGGTGCCCAAGGGCTGAAGGAACTGCTGAGTCTCCCGGAGCCACCTACCGCCATTTTCGCTGCCAGCGACATCATTGCACTCGGAGTCCTCGGAGAAGCGCGCAAAAACGGCCTGCGGGTCCCCGAGGACCTGAGCCTCGTAGGATTCGACGGAACATACCAAGCAGAGGAATCCATTCCGCCCCTCACCTCCGTCGCTCAGCCACTTCAGGAGATGGGCCGCGCTGCGCTCCGTGCTGTGCTCCGGCAGATCCACGGTGAAGCACTCGATTCCCAGCGGGTGGAGCTGGCAACCCACCTGGTAATCCGAGGATCATCCTCGGAACCACGGCCGGTAACCACCCACAGCTGA
- a CDS encoding aldose-1-epimerase encodes MSTIASPNGELIVLEAGEYQASAATVGAGLHSLTFQGQDLVLPFPPDGLPPAYAGKVLMPWPNRVHSGAYGFAGQRYELPVNEAATGSALHGLVLWSEWLVGQQSPEEVTLTHRLNGEPGYPFQLELSTNYRLEADSGLMVELRAENRGQSRAPYGCGSHPYMTAGGEDISNCELSFTAGKVLMTDERLQPTDLLDSKGTEFDFSVARTLDSQRLDHAFTALPKGKWDVTLRNPALRLSAVLQSTGTDAPWVQLYSGELRDRKGLAVEPMSCPPDAFNSGQDLIVLEPGQAHVLRYRIQALEG; translated from the coding sequence ATGTCCACAATCGCCAGTCCCAACGGGGAGCTGATCGTTCTCGAGGCGGGGGAATACCAGGCAAGTGCGGCCACTGTAGGGGCGGGGCTGCATAGCCTCACTTTCCAAGGTCAGGACCTCGTCCTGCCCTTCCCTCCGGACGGGCTGCCGCCGGCATACGCGGGAAAGGTCCTCATGCCCTGGCCGAACCGGGTGCACAGCGGCGCATATGGATTTGCCGGGCAGCGATACGAGCTGCCCGTAAATGAGGCGGCCACTGGCAGTGCCCTGCACGGACTCGTGCTGTGGAGTGAATGGCTGGTGGGCCAGCAGTCACCTGAGGAGGTAACCCTCACACACCGGCTTAACGGTGAGCCCGGGTACCCGTTCCAGCTCGAGCTCTCGACCAACTACAGACTGGAGGCGGATTCCGGACTCATGGTAGAGCTTAGAGCCGAGAACCGTGGCCAGTCGCGCGCACCCTATGGCTGCGGCTCCCACCCCTATATGACCGCCGGGGGAGAGGACATCTCCAACTGTGAGCTCAGCTTCACAGCCGGCAAGGTGCTCATGACCGACGAAAGGCTCCAGCCCACTGATCTGCTTGACTCCAAAGGAACCGAGTTCGACTTCTCTGTGGCCAGAACACTGGATTCGCAGCGGCTGGACCACGCCTTCACCGCGCTTCCCAAGGGAAAGTGGGACGTCACGCTCCGCAACCCCGCGCTGAGGCTTTCCGCAGTCCTCCAATCCACCGGCACCGATGCTCCCTGGGTGCAGCTGTATTCCGGAGAACTGCGCGACCGCAAAGGATTGGCTGTCGAACCTATGAGCTGCCCGCCTGATGCTTTCAATTCAGGCCAGGACCTCATTGTTCTGGAGCCCGGCCAGGCGCACGTCCTGCGCTACCGCATCCAGGCGCTGGAAGGCTAA
- the xylA gene encoding xylose isomerase, with translation MAIQPTRDDKFSFGLWTVGWEAQDQFGSATRPPLDTVEAVNRLSDLGAYGITFHDNDLFPFGCSAAERQREIDRLTGALKATGMVVPMVTTNLFSHPVFKDGGFTSNDRGVRRFALRKVLENIDLAAELGAETFVMWGGREGSEYDAAKDIRGALERYREAVNLLGDYVTDKGYNIRFAIEPKPNEPRGDILLPTLGHAMAFIETLERPELVGINPETGHEQMAGLNFTHGIAQALYQGKLFHIDLNGQRSIKFDQDLVFGHGDLQNAFSLVDLLENGGPQGGPAYDGPRHFDYKPSRTEDIKGVWDSAAANMQTYLLLKERAQAFRADPEVQAALEASRVSEINVPTLNPGEGYEQLLADRSAYEEFDADAYFGGKGFGFVKLQQLFIEHLLGAR, from the coding sequence ATGGCGATTCAGCCCACGCGTGATGACAAGTTTTCCTTCGGTCTCTGGACGGTTGGCTGGGAGGCGCAGGACCAGTTCGGTTCGGCGACCCGCCCGCCGCTGGACACGGTGGAGGCCGTCAACCGGCTCAGTGACCTGGGTGCGTACGGCATCACTTTCCACGACAACGACCTGTTCCCGTTCGGCTGCTCTGCGGCTGAACGGCAGCGGGAGATCGATCGGCTGACCGGTGCGCTGAAGGCCACCGGTATGGTGGTGCCGATGGTGACCACCAACCTGTTCAGCCACCCGGTCTTCAAGGACGGCGGCTTCACCAGCAACGACCGCGGTGTGCGCCGCTTTGCCCTGCGCAAGGTCCTGGAGAACATCGACCTCGCCGCGGAGCTGGGTGCCGAGACGTTTGTGATGTGGGGCGGCCGCGAAGGCAGCGAGTACGACGCCGCCAAGGACATCCGCGGTGCCCTCGAGCGCTACCGCGAGGCGGTGAACCTGCTGGGCGACTACGTGACGGACAAGGGCTACAACATCCGCTTCGCGATCGAGCCCAAGCCCAACGAACCGCGCGGGGACATCCTGCTGCCCACGCTGGGCCACGCCATGGCGTTCATCGAGACCCTTGAGCGGCCGGAGCTTGTCGGCATCAACCCGGAGACCGGCCACGAGCAGATGGCCGGGCTGAACTTCACCCACGGCATCGCCCAGGCGCTGTACCAGGGCAAGCTCTTCCACATCGACCTCAACGGCCAGCGCAGCATCAAGTTCGACCAGGACCTGGTGTTCGGCCACGGTGACCTGCAGAACGCCTTCTCCCTGGTTGACCTGCTGGAGAACGGCGGTCCGCAGGGCGGGCCGGCCTACGACGGCCCGCGCCACTTCGACTACAAGCCCAGCCGGACCGAGGACATCAAGGGTGTCTGGGATTCCGCGGCGGCCAACATGCAGACCTACCTGCTGCTCAAGGAGCGTGCCCAGGCCTTCCGTGCAGATCCCGAGGTGCAGGCTGCCCTGGAAGCATCGCGGGTTTCCGAGATCAACGTCCCCACGCTGAACCCGGGCGAAGGCTACGAGCAGCTGCTCGCGGACAGGTCCGCGTACGAGGAGTTCGACGCCGACGCCTACTTCGGCGGCAAGGGCTTCGGTTTCGTGAAGCTCCAGCAGCTGTTCATCGAGCACCTGCTCGGCGCGCGCTGA
- the xylB gene encoding xylulokinase produces the protein MSLVAGVDSSTQSCKVVVLDADTGALVREGRAGHPDGTEVHPDHWWRALSEAFDDAGGLSGVGALSVGGQQHGMVLLDRDGNVLRPALLWNDTRSAESAAALTEEVGAEDYAKRTGLVPVASFTVTKVRWVRDHEPEIAARVAAVALPHDWLTWRLRGFGPAGSSPLGPDLGQLTTDRSDASGTGYWNPQSGAYDLELFKLAFGRPAREAADSAGSDGAVVVLPRVLDPGATAGRVHPACFLADGKDASEPGLGAGPVNGGIAIGVGAGDNAGAALGLGISPGDIVVSVGTSGTVFAVSADPCMDVTGTVAGFADAGGGYLPIAVTLNAARVLSSIAEVLDVDFDGLARLALDAEPGAGGVVLVPYFEGERTPNLPDAKASVHGLSIASATRSNIARAAVEGMLCGLSGGMDALRELGVPARRLLLIGGAVQNRAVQKIAAQVFDLPVVIPSPGEYVARGAAVQAAWALTGKRPEWLVAVDSPPEADFQALISRNYKSVSGRIDSGN, from the coding sequence ATGTCACTCGTTGCCGGGGTCGATTCCTCGACCCAAAGCTGCAAGGTGGTGGTGCTGGACGCGGACACCGGTGCCCTGGTCCGGGAGGGCCGTGCCGGCCATCCGGACGGCACCGAGGTCCATCCGGACCACTGGTGGCGGGCGCTTTCCGAAGCGTTCGACGACGCCGGCGGGCTCTCCGGGGTCGGCGCGCTTTCCGTGGGGGGCCAGCAGCACGGCATGGTGCTGCTGGACCGGGACGGCAACGTGCTGCGGCCTGCCCTGCTCTGGAACGACACCCGCTCGGCAGAGTCGGCCGCAGCCCTGACCGAAGAAGTGGGCGCGGAGGACTATGCCAAGCGGACCGGCCTGGTACCGGTGGCCTCCTTCACGGTCACCAAGGTCCGCTGGGTCCGCGACCATGAGCCCGAGATCGCGGCCCGGGTGGCCGCCGTCGCCCTGCCGCACGACTGGCTGACCTGGCGGCTGCGGGGCTTCGGCCCGGCAGGATCCAGTCCCTTGGGCCCGGACCTGGGGCAGCTGACCACCGACAGGTCCGACGCCAGCGGCACCGGCTACTGGAACCCTCAATCGGGCGCCTATGACCTGGAATTGTTCAAGCTGGCCTTTGGACGCCCGGCCCGTGAAGCCGCGGACTCCGCGGGGTCGGACGGCGCCGTCGTCGTTCTGCCCCGGGTCCTTGACCCCGGTGCTACGGCAGGGCGGGTTCATCCCGCATGCTTCCTCGCCGACGGCAAGGACGCGTCGGAGCCCGGCCTGGGCGCCGGTCCCGTAAACGGTGGAATCGCCATCGGCGTAGGCGCCGGCGACAACGCCGGAGCTGCGCTGGGCCTGGGCATCAGCCCCGGCGACATTGTGGTGTCCGTGGGGACCAGCGGCACGGTGTTTGCTGTCTCAGCCGACCCCTGCATGGATGTCACCGGTACCGTTGCGGGCTTCGCCGACGCGGGCGGCGGCTACCTTCCCATTGCCGTGACTTTGAACGCGGCCCGCGTCCTCAGTTCCATCGCCGAAGTACTGGACGTCGATTTCGATGGCCTGGCACGTCTGGCGCTGGACGCGGAACCCGGCGCCGGGGGAGTGGTGCTTGTGCCCTATTTTGAGGGTGAACGTACGCCCAACCTGCCGGACGCGAAGGCAAGCGTGCACGGGCTCAGCATCGCGTCGGCGACGCGGAGCAACATCGCCCGGGCAGCTGTCGAAGGCATGCTGTGCGGGCTGTCCGGCGGAATGGATGCGCTGCGTGAACTGGGAGTGCCGGCCCGGCGCCTGCTGCTGATCGGCGGTGCAGTGCAGAATCGGGCCGTGCAGAAGATCGCCGCGCAGGTCTTCGATCTTCCCGTGGTGATCCCCAGCCCGGGCGAGTACGTCGCCCGCGGCGCGGCCGTCCAGGCGGCCTGGGCCCTCACCGGCAAGCGCCCGGAATGGCTCGTGGCCGTGGACAGCCCACCGGAGGCGGACTTCCAGGCGCTCATCAGCCGGAACTACAAGAGCGTGAGTGGCCGCATTGACTCCGGCAACTGA
- a CDS encoding Gfo/Idh/MocA family protein: MAALTPATEPLIARIALLTGTPLLATSHADPLRASGEPVRWGVVSTGRIASMVVSDLALLPDAVLQAVSSRTQGGADNFATRHGFCRAYGDAGGVPGYMRLLQDQKVDVVYVATPHASHYTVAKAALEAGKHVLCEKPMTINAREASSLVSLAQEKGLFLMEAVWSRFLPSVQRAAQITASGELGEIRWMQADLGFPAPYHPDARLWKREDGGGALMDVGVYLLTWALAVLGRPHSLTATSHRNRDGVDAETAMTLLYPSGAQAQLMTSLTTVSTQTATVSGTKGMLRCNAPLFNPTELTITTGSGESRVEKFTPAGRGYTYQLREVLRCVQQGLTESATMPLAESLITMTLLDEARRQTGIRYPAD, encoded by the coding sequence GTGGCCGCATTGACTCCGGCAACTGAGCCTCTGATTGCCAGAATAGCGCTCCTTACTGGAACGCCGTTGCTGGCCACCAGCCACGCGGACCCGCTCCGGGCTTCCGGCGAACCGGTCCGGTGGGGCGTTGTTTCCACGGGCAGGATCGCGTCCATGGTGGTCAGCGATCTGGCACTGCTGCCCGACGCCGTCCTGCAAGCGGTCAGCTCCCGGACTCAGGGCGGTGCGGACAACTTTGCCACCAGGCACGGCTTCTGCCGGGCGTACGGTGACGCCGGCGGGGTCCCTGGCTACATGCGCCTGCTTCAGGATCAGAAGGTAGACGTGGTCTACGTCGCCACGCCGCACGCCAGCCACTACACAGTGGCCAAGGCCGCGCTCGAGGCGGGCAAGCACGTGCTGTGCGAGAAACCGATGACTATCAACGCGCGGGAAGCGTCGTCGCTGGTCAGTCTGGCACAGGAGAAAGGCCTGTTCCTGATGGAGGCTGTATGGTCCAGGTTCCTCCCCAGCGTCCAGCGGGCGGCGCAGATCACCGCTTCGGGCGAACTTGGCGAGATCAGGTGGATGCAGGCGGACCTCGGTTTCCCGGCGCCTTACCATCCCGACGCCCGGCTATGGAAGCGCGAGGACGGCGGTGGCGCACTCATGGACGTCGGCGTGTACCTGTTGACGTGGGCGCTTGCTGTGCTGGGCCGGCCCCATTCCCTCACGGCCACCTCTCACCGAAACAGGGACGGCGTCGACGCCGAGACCGCCATGACGCTCCTGTACCCCTCGGGGGCCCAGGCGCAACTGATGACGTCCCTGACGACGGTCTCCACACAAACAGCCACAGTGTCAGGCACCAAAGGAATGTTGCGGTGCAACGCGCCCTTGTTCAATCCGACGGAACTGACCATCACCACGGGTTCGGGAGAGTCCCGCGTGGAGAAGTTCACCCCCGCCGGCCGCGGCTACACCTATCAGCTGCGCGAGGTGCTCCGCTGCGTCCAGCAAGGCCTGACGGAGAGCGCCACCATGCCGCTGGCTGAATCGCTGATCACCATGACTCTGCTGGACGAGGCTCGCCGCCAAACAGGAATCCGGTACCCCGCCGATTAG
- the mgrA gene encoding L-glyceraldehyde 3-phosphate reductase produces MTYTPDQDRYDSMPYRRVGRSGLKLPAVSLGLWHNFGDDKPFETQRAILRRAFDLGVTHFDLANNYGPPSGSAETNFGRHLAEDFKPYRDELIISSKAGYRMWPGPYGEWGSRKYLLASLDQSLERMGLDYVDIFYSHRPDPDTPLEETMGALDTAVRSGRALYAGISSYSPEKTLEAAKILADLGTPLLIHQPSYSMLNRWTENGDPNLFQALERVGAGAIAFSPLAQGLLTTRYLGGVPDDSRAAAGKSLANSHLSPENLARIRGLNDIAAQRGQTLAQMAITWVLRRQNKGIPVTSALIGASSVRQLEDNLAAASGAEFTDAELQRIDEFAVESDINLWAEALQA; encoded by the coding sequence ATGACCTACACTCCCGACCAGGACCGCTACGATTCCATGCCGTACCGCAGGGTCGGGCGGAGCGGGCTGAAACTTCCAGCCGTTTCGCTGGGCCTCTGGCATAACTTCGGCGACGACAAACCGTTCGAAACGCAACGGGCCATCCTTCGCCGGGCATTCGACCTTGGCGTCACCCACTTCGACCTCGCCAACAACTACGGTCCGCCCAGTGGCAGCGCCGAAACGAATTTCGGCCGGCACCTCGCCGAGGACTTCAAGCCTTACCGCGATGAACTCATCATCTCCAGCAAGGCCGGATACCGCATGTGGCCCGGGCCCTATGGGGAATGGGGATCCAGGAAATACCTGCTCGCCAGCCTGGACCAGTCACTGGAACGCATGGGACTGGACTACGTGGACATCTTCTACAGCCACCGCCCCGACCCGGACACGCCCCTGGAGGAAACCATGGGCGCACTCGACACAGCGGTCCGCTCCGGCCGGGCCCTTTACGCGGGTATCTCCTCATACTCTCCGGAAAAGACCCTCGAAGCCGCCAAAATCCTGGCGGACCTCGGCACGCCACTGCTGATTCACCAGCCCTCGTACTCGATGCTCAACCGGTGGACTGAGAACGGTGACCCCAACCTGTTCCAGGCCCTCGAACGCGTGGGCGCAGGCGCGATAGCCTTCTCGCCCCTTGCACAAGGACTGCTGACCACACGCTACCTGGGCGGCGTCCCCGACGACTCCCGAGCGGCCGCGGGCAAGTCGCTGGCAAACAGCCACCTCTCTCCGGAAAACCTGGCCCGAATCCGGGGCCTGAACGATATCGCGGCGCAGCGTGGACAGACGCTCGCCCAAATGGCCATCACCTGGGTGCTCCGCCGCCAGAACAAGGGGATACCGGTCACATCGGCCCTCATTGGCGCCAGCAGCGTCCGGCAACTGGAAGACAATCTGGCGGCAGCTTCAGGCGCGGAGTTCACCGATGCTGAGCTACAGCGGATTGACGAATTCGCGGTCGAGTCCGACATCAACCTCTGGGCTGAAGCTCTTCAAGCCTAA
- a CDS encoding aldo/keto reductase family protein, protein MEFRYLGNSGFKISEITFGNWLTHGSQVENDVAIQCVRAALDAGISTFDTADVYANTAAETVLGEALKGERRQSIEIFTKVFGPTGPKGKNDLGLSRKHIMESIDGSLSRLQTDYVDLYQAHRYDYETPLEETMHAFADIVRQGKALYIGVSEWTAEQLCNGHALAKELGFQLISNQPQYSMLWRVIEEEVVPASEELGVSQIVWSPMAQGVLSGKYLPGQPLPEGSRATDDKGGARMIQRWMRDNVLAAVQELRPLAEDAGLTMPQLAVAWVLQNPNVASAIVGASRPEQVADSAAAAGVRLEPDVLKKIDAAVGSLAERDPEQTKNSSPATREA, encoded by the coding sequence ATGGAATTCAGATACCTCGGAAACAGCGGCTTCAAGATTTCGGAAATCACGTTCGGCAACTGGCTCACGCATGGCTCCCAGGTGGAGAACGACGTCGCCATCCAGTGCGTGCGGGCGGCGCTTGACGCCGGCATCAGCACGTTCGACACGGCGGACGTCTACGCCAACACCGCCGCGGAAACCGTTCTGGGCGAAGCGCTCAAGGGTGAACGCCGGCAGTCCATTGAGATCTTCACGAAGGTGTTCGGTCCCACCGGCCCCAAGGGAAAGAACGACCTCGGCCTGTCCCGCAAGCACATCATGGAATCCATCGACGGGTCCCTCAGCCGGCTGCAGACGGACTATGTGGACCTCTACCAGGCGCACCGCTATGACTACGAAACTCCTCTGGAAGAAACCATGCACGCGTTCGCGGACATCGTCCGGCAGGGAAAGGCCCTGTACATCGGGGTCAGCGAGTGGACCGCCGAGCAGCTCTGCAACGGCCACGCCCTTGCCAAGGAACTGGGCTTCCAGCTGATCTCCAACCAGCCGCAGTACTCCATGCTGTGGCGGGTCATCGAGGAGGAAGTGGTTCCGGCGTCGGAGGAACTGGGCGTCTCCCAGATCGTCTGGTCACCCATGGCGCAGGGCGTGTTGAGCGGCAAGTACCTGCCCGGCCAGCCGCTGCCGGAGGGCAGCCGCGCCACCGATGACAAGGGCGGTGCCAGGATGATCCAGCGCTGGATGCGGGACAACGTGTTGGCCGCGGTGCAGGAGCTCCGGCCGCTCGCGGAGGATGCCGGGCTGACCATGCCCCAGCTGGCGGTGGCCTGGGTGTTGCAGAACCCGAACGTTGCCTCGGCCATCGTCGGGGCCTCCCGGCCCGAACAGGTCGCCGACAGCGCCGCCGCCGCCGGTGTGCGCCTTGAACCGGACGTCCTGAAGAAGATTGACGCCGCCGTCGGCTCCCTCGCCGAACGGGACCCCGAGCAGACGAAAAATTCATCGCCCGCCACTCGGGAAGCGTAA
- a CDS encoding MFS transporter yields MSTHTPDTPVATMFPWIGLLSLASAIFVSVTSEFLPTGLLPAMAHDMGVGLSTAGSLVTIFAGTVVIATTPLAVLTKRYPRKALIVVVLIVIALANVLAAFAPSYGILVCARVLGGLAHGLFWAVVAAYSAHLVPKHQLGRAVAITAAGGSAAFVLGVPAGTTLGHALGWRAAFAVLGGIVLIIAVVVVRFLPPVNHQVTLQTGESPLPLHKDPSLRGVIVVCGVIVIIIAGQNTFYTYIAPWLIQVAHFPPPSVAFLLFLFGGSGAIGLVLAGFAADRFPKRGFALAVLAVMASVLVLALVSANPVLVVGVFVLWGVAFGGLPAMLQTRMLHTASFRMRNLAAAIQTTAFNVGIGGGALLGGVLLDGVGIRSLPIVEVMLLTTGLAVRLGADAGRSGRLKFLSPANQGNKSVPAAASRRAKE; encoded by the coding sequence GTGTCCACGCACACCCCTGACACTCCCGTAGCCACGATGTTTCCGTGGATAGGCCTGCTGTCGCTCGCATCTGCGATCTTCGTCTCGGTCACCAGCGAGTTCCTGCCGACCGGGCTCCTCCCCGCCATGGCACACGACATGGGCGTAGGACTCTCCACTGCAGGATCACTTGTAACCATCTTCGCCGGCACGGTAGTTATCGCCACCACCCCACTCGCGGTGCTTACGAAGCGTTACCCGCGCAAGGCCCTAATCGTCGTGGTATTAATCGTCATTGCGCTGGCAAACGTCCTCGCTGCCTTCGCCCCGAGCTACGGGATACTCGTCTGCGCCCGCGTTCTCGGCGGCCTGGCGCACGGCCTGTTCTGGGCGGTTGTCGCCGCCTACTCCGCCCATCTCGTGCCAAAACACCAACTAGGCCGCGCCGTTGCAATTACCGCGGCCGGAGGATCAGCGGCCTTCGTGCTCGGCGTACCCGCGGGCACAACTCTCGGGCACGCGCTCGGGTGGCGGGCTGCGTTCGCAGTTCTCGGGGGCATCGTGCTTATCATCGCGGTCGTTGTTGTCAGATTCCTCCCGCCGGTGAACCACCAGGTAACGCTCCAGACGGGGGAGTCGCCCCTGCCGCTCCACAAAGACCCTAGCCTTCGCGGGGTTATCGTTGTGTGCGGCGTCATCGTCATCATCATCGCAGGGCAGAACACCTTCTACACGTATATCGCTCCGTGGCTCATCCAAGTAGCTCATTTCCCCCCGCCGTCGGTCGCCTTCCTACTCTTCCTGTTCGGCGGCTCCGGAGCTATCGGCCTCGTGCTCGCAGGTTTTGCCGCCGACCGATTCCCGAAGCGTGGTTTCGCTCTGGCTGTGCTCGCGGTGATGGCGTCCGTTCTCGTGCTCGCACTGGTTTCGGCAAACCCCGTCCTCGTCGTCGGGGTATTTGTCCTTTGGGGGGTCGCGTTCGGCGGCCTCCCGGCGATGCTGCAGACGCGCATGCTCCACACCGCGTCATTCCGAATGCGAAACCTTGCAGCAGCGATACAGACGACGGCCTTCAACGTGGGGATTGGCGGTGGGGCGCTCCTGGGTGGGGTCCTGCTGGACGGCGTCGGCATCCGGTCACTTCCAATCGTCGAGGTCATGCTCCTCACCACCGGACTCGCCGTGCGCCTGGGAGCGGATGCCGGACGTTCCGGTCGCTTGAAATTCCTTTCGCCAGCCAACCAGGGAAACAAGTCCGTTCCGGCTGCAGCGTCGCGACGAGCAAAGGAATGA
- a CDS encoding ROK family transcriptional regulator, translating to MTASHLTKLDGAQRTSAKPLQNADAAIRGNNLALILSLLHRGGPLSRAHLTKRTGLNRSTISALVAELGDLGLAYETEPPAIGRVGRPSPLVHPNENIAALAINPDVDAVTVGLIGLGGRVHRRIRYEAATQPSVAETVNISRAIIEGMQADLESMDRITGVGVAVPGLVRSSDGQILLAPHLQWTDEPLSASLEQALGRPVRAGNDATLASLAESIYGAAVGFSDVVYLNGSASGIGGGVISGAKPLRGSAGFAGELGHTLVRTNGETCHCGRNGCLDAEVRLERLLVPLGLVRADQDELERAIAEHPSPELAEEAERQIDLLAVALTNFVNIFNPEIIVLGGFLGSIFALNPERLISAVAKDTIGGLGAAVKIERAVLGSELLLVGAAELAFARLLSDPAGTA from the coding sequence GTGACGGCTTCACACCTGACCAAGCTGGACGGTGCGCAAAGAACCAGCGCGAAACCGCTCCAGAACGCGGACGCCGCCATCCGGGGCAACAATCTGGCGTTGATTTTGAGCCTGCTCCACAGAGGGGGACCCCTATCGCGTGCCCACCTGACAAAGCGGACAGGGTTGAACCGGTCAACCATCAGCGCTCTTGTCGCCGAGCTCGGCGACCTGGGACTGGCCTATGAAACAGAACCGCCTGCCATAGGGCGTGTCGGACGGCCCAGCCCCCTTGTTCATCCAAACGAGAACATTGCCGCCCTGGCCATCAACCCGGACGTGGATGCCGTGACCGTCGGCCTTATCGGCCTCGGCGGCCGGGTTCATCGAAGGATCCGCTATGAGGCCGCCACCCAGCCTTCCGTCGCGGAGACAGTGAACATCAGCCGGGCAATTATCGAAGGAATGCAAGCCGACCTGGAGTCCATGGACCGGATTACCGGAGTCGGGGTGGCCGTTCCAGGACTGGTCAGGTCCTCCGACGGGCAGATACTCCTGGCCCCCCACCTCCAATGGACCGACGAGCCACTGTCGGCTTCCCTGGAGCAAGCCTTGGGCCGCCCCGTGCGTGCCGGGAATGACGCCACTCTGGCATCCCTCGCAGAAAGCATTTACGGGGCCGCCGTCGGGTTCTCGGATGTGGTGTACCTAAACGGCAGTGCCAGCGGCATCGGCGGCGGAGTCATCTCCGGAGCCAAGCCTTTGCGCGGTTCCGCAGGTTTTGCCGGCGAACTCGGCCATACTCTGGTGCGAACCAACGGGGAGACATGCCATTGCGGACGGAACGGGTGCTTGGACGCCGAAGTTCGCCTCGAACGGTTGCTCGTTCCGCTCGGCCTTGTCCGGGCAGACCAGGACGAGCTGGAGAGGGCAATTGCCGAGCATCCGTCCCCGGAACTGGCAGAGGAAGCTGAAAGGCAGATCGACCTCCTTGCCGTGGCTCTGACGAATTTCGTGAACATTTTCAACCCCGAGATAATCGTGCTCGGCGGTTTTCTGGGATCAATCTTCGCCCTAAACCCCGAGCGCCTTATTTCGGCGGTGGCAAAGGACACTATTGGGGGACTGGGAGCGGCCGTCAAGATCGAAAGGGCGGTCCTCGGATCCGAGTTGCTGTTGGTTGGCGCGGCGGAACTGGCATTTGCCCGGCTTCTCTCTGACCCGGCCGGGACAGCATAG